CCAGACTTTTCCGTCCTGGTATCCGGGAAAGGCGTTTTGAGCCAGGGCTAAGCCGCAACACAGCACGAAACTTAGAATGAGTAGTCCTGTCTTTTTCATAGGGGTTTGGTTTGGTTAATCGATTGGTCTTATTGGTTCAGATATGCAATTTGGTAAATTCGTCGGCAAATCGCAAATTTTCAGATTCCTTATCTGTAAAAGTCTGAATTTAAGTGGGAAGTATAAGGTAGCGCAAGGCAACAAACATTTGATATACAATGTTTTACAATGTAAACGAGTAATTGTCGCGTTTTTACTTCAGCACGGCGCGTCCAGTATAGAGCAGCCGGTTTTCAAATGACAGTAGTTTGACTATGTACATACCGGCCGGCAAGGTTCCGCGATCCAGACGGAATTGGAAACCATTCACGGTTTGTAACAGCAGTTGATTTCCGCAGACATCATATAGCTCCAATTTGCCGTTTAACACCGGTTCGTCCAGCAGAATAGTAAGAACGTCTTCAGCGGGGTTGGGATATAGGACAACAGAAGAAGATGCGTTTTCTGCGACAGAGGTGGTGATGTTAGTATAAAATACCACGTTGTTCAGTGTACCCGAGTTAGGAATACCAATGGAATCTCCTGCCGAGCTGATGTCAATATCTGCCGGTGAAGAAAGCCCGGTCATTACAGAAACCGGCGCTGCGGAAAAAGCAGGATCAAACCGCCGTAAGGCATTGCCGCCCCAGGTAGTGATATACCAGTATCCCGCCGGATCTCTGGTGATACCGTCTATATTGGAAACGGTGTTGGTATACAGTGTTGTAACAGTGGAATCTGTCATGCTCATGGCCTGCACCCGCGCGCTGGTTCCCCAGTTTACAAAAACACAGCGGTTATTCGGTGC
This genomic window from Bacteroidia bacterium contains:
- a CDS encoding T9SS type A sorting domain-containing protein; protein product: MRLYISILLTSMCLVSFSQVFNSPESVEYDQTNGRWLVGQNGSGEIHIISPLSNTLIPFATGIASGPHGLEVLGNVLYVCDGSRILGYDLSSANQVFNVNTGAAFLNGLTSDGGNFLFATDFTNKRIYRINVSNGTFNIMVTTTYTPNGIIYDAPNNRCVFVNWGTSARVQAMSMTDSTVTTLYTNTVSNIDGITRDPAGYWYITTWGGNALRRFDPAFSAAPVSVMTGLSSPADIDISSAGDSIGIPNSGTLNNVVFYTNITTSVAENASSSVVLYPNPAEDVLTILLDEPVLNGKLELYDVCGNQLLLQTVNGFQFRLDRGTLPAGMYIVKLLSFENRLLYTGRAVLK